The nucleotide window TTTTCTCCCCTCCGTATAGAAGGAAACGCCCTGAAATGCGACACCTGCGGCTTCACGTTTACGGATGAGCTTGGCTTTCAGGATGTTCTTGAGAGTGTGGAGGAAGAGCTCGCTTTCTGAAGCGGGTGCAAAAGTTCGGAGTTGGAGCGAAAGAGTTATAACACATAACGTTAAAATGCCTATTAGAACGCTAAAATAGGTGAGCGCCATGAAGAGGAAGGTTAAAGTTATTACGGACCCTGCGGTCATTAAGCTGATGCTGGAGGACACAAGGAGACAGATTCTCAGGCTTCTCCGCGATAGGGAGATGACCATCTCCCAGCTTTCCGAGATACTGAAGAAGACCCCCCAGACGATATACCACCACGTCGAGAAGCTCAAGGAAGCTGGACTGGTCGAGGTCAAGAGGACGGAGATGAAGGGCAACCTCGTGGAGAAGTACTACGGAAGGACTGCGGATGCCTTCTACATAAACCTCTACCTCGGAGATGAAGAACTCCGCTATCTGGCCCGCTCGAGGCTCAAGACCAAGCTCGAGATATTCAAGGCCCTCGGGTATGAGTTCGATGACGAGGAGCTCCTCGACGTGATGGACAGGCTCCTTGAAAAGGAGCACGAGGTGAAAACGAAGGTCTCAAAGATGATAGAGGAGAACGAGGACAAACTAA belongs to Palaeococcus ferrophilus DSM 13482 and includes:
- a CDS encoding winged helix-turn-helix domain-containing protein; the encoded protein is MKRKVKVITDPAVIKLMLEDTRRQILRLLRDREMTISQLSEILKKTPQTIYHHVEKLKEAGLVEVKRTEMKGNLVEKYYGRTADAFYINLYLGDEELRYLARSRLKTKLEIFKALGYEFDDEELLDVMDRLLEKEHEVKTKVSKMIEENEDKLRDFSNEDIIHAIEWLASAELSRDEEFKELSTKLGEILKK